From Gopherus flavomarginatus isolate rGopFla2 chromosome 16, rGopFla2.mat.asm, whole genome shotgun sequence, a single genomic window includes:
- the LOC127035712 gene encoding uncharacterized protein LOC127035712, whose translation MTLNILHPSLHHQSKMARLLRMFRKKALQAAPEPVESSCHLPQEPSGPTVPNGGEGARGRARRWKCPAFWKRKPAPGAGAEVGEAPSRPKWSWARMQLGKQDPALVQNRAGWFWGLLCGQQQPQEPSPDFQQEASPCPVSGDLPAFPGQEVEDPSPSPSSSACFLWDNSSTWNLDSSEADRRFCFIPVFPEK comes from the exons atgacattgaacatcctccatccatcgcttcatcaccagagcaa gatggccaggctcctgaggatgttcaggaagaaggctctgcaggcggccccagagcctgtggaaagcagctgccatcttccccaggagccgagcggcccaaccgtccccaatggcggggaaggagctcgcggccgggccaggaggtggaagtgcccagccttctggaagaggaaacctgctcccggtgcaggcgccgaggtgggagaggcaccgtcaaggccaaaatggagctgggccaggatgcagctgggcaagcaggacccagccctggtgcagaaccgggcagggtggttctggggcttgttgtgtgggcagcagcagccccaggagcccagccccgatttccagcaggaggcatcgccctgcccggtcagtggggaccttccagccttcccagggcaggaggtggaggatccctctcccagccccagcagctcggcctgcttcctgtgggacaacagcagcacctggaacttggacagcagcgaggccgacagacgcttctgctttattccag ttttcccagaaaaatga